In Pseudomonas fluorescens, the following are encoded in one genomic region:
- a CDS encoding RidA family protein, whose product MTKTVITSDKAPAAIGTYSQAIKAGNTVYMSGQIPLDPKTMELVEGFEAQTVQVFENLKAVAEAAGGSFKDIVKLNIFLTDLSHFAKVNEIMGKYFDQPYPARAAIGVAALPKGSQVEMDAILVIE is encoded by the coding sequence ATGACCAAGACTGTTATCACCAGCGACAAGGCCCCGGCCGCCATCGGCACTTACTCCCAGGCGATCAAGGCTGGCAACACCGTTTACATGTCAGGTCAGATTCCCCTGGACCCAAAAACCATGGAACTGGTTGAAGGCTTCGAAGCCCAGACCGTCCAGGTGTTCGAGAACCTCAAGGCCGTTGCTGAAGCCGCTGGTGGTTCGTTCAAGGACATCGTCAAGCTGAACATCTTCCTCACCGACCTGAGCCACTTCGCCAAGGTCAACGAGATCATGGGCAAGTACTTCGACCAGCCTTACCCTGCACGCGCCGCCATCGGCGTAGCAGCCCTGCCAAAGGGTTCGCAGGTTGAAATGGATGCCATCCTGGTCATCGAGTAA